The nucleotide window ACCTCCCTACCTCCCCGACCAACCTCCCTACCTCCCCGACCAAACTCCCCCTTCTCCCCGACCAACCTCCCTACCTCCCCGACcaacctcctccttctccccgaccaacctccctacctccccgaccaacctcccccttctccccgacCAACCTCCCTACCTCCCCGACCAACCTCCCCGACCAACGACCCTACCTCCCCGACCAACCTCCCCTTCTCCCCGACCAATCTCCCTTCTCCCCGACCAACCTCCCTTCTCCCCGACCAACCTCCCTACCTCCCCGACCAACCTCCCCTTCTCCCCGACCAACCTCCCTTCTCCCCGACCAACCTCCCTTCCTCCCCGACCAACCTCCCCTTCTCCCCGACCAACCTCCCTACCTCCGACCAACCTCCCTACCTCCCCGACCAACCTCCCTACCTCCCCGACcaacctcccccttctccccgacCAACTCCCTACCTCCCCGACCAACCTCCCTACCTCCCCGACCAActaatttgttttgtattttttatttcacttttgtttattatctacttcacttgatttggcaatgttaacatgtgtttcccatgccaataaagcccttaattgaattgagagagacgtTATCTCCACATTGCTACAACATCGTATATAGACAaaatatttgaaatgtctttattcttttggaacttgtgtgagtgtaatatttactgttcactttttattgattatttcacttatatttatacatttcacttgctttggcaatgaaaCATGTTTCCCATACCAGTAAAGcctcttgaattgaattgagagagaatgtGTTTCCTGAGGGATCCAGCTGCCCTACAGGTGTGCTGTTATGACAGTTCACTCCACCCTGAGACACCCCATCTAGGGTGAGTTCTGACAAGGTGGAAGCTCACTCTGATGATGGGAAGCGAGCTCACACCACCCTCATACTGAggtttgtgtgtacatgtgtgtgtgtgtgtggtgtgaaacCCTCATACTGAggtttgtgtgtacgtgtgtgtgtgtgtgtggtgtgaaacCCTCATACTGAggtttgtgtgtacatgtgtgtgtgtgtgtgtgtggtgtgaaacCCTCATACTGAGgtttgtgtgtacatgcgtgtgtgtgtgtgtgtgtggtgtgaaacCCTCATACTGAggtttgtgtgtacatgtgtgtgtgtgtgtgtgtggtgtgaaacCCTCATACTGAGGtttgtgtgtacacgtgtgtgtgtgtgtgtggtgtgaaacCCTCATACTGAggtttgtgtgtacatgtgtgtgtgtgtgtgtggtgtgaaacCCTCATACTGAggtttgtgtgtacatgtgtgtgtgtgtgtgtggtgtgaaacCCTCATACTGAggtttgtgtgtacatgtgtgtgtgtgtggtgtgaaacCCTCATACTGAggtttgtgtgtacatgtgtgtgtgtggtgtgaaacCCTCATACTGAGgtttgtgtgtacatgcgtgtgtgtgtgtgtgtggtgtgaaacCCTCATACTGAggtttgtgtgtacatgtgtgtgtgtgtgtgtggtgtgaaacCCTCATACTGAggtttgtgtgtacatgtgtgtgtgtgtgtgtggtgtgaaacCCTCATACTGAGgtttgtgtgtacatgcgtgtgtgtgtgtgtgtgtggtgtgaaacTGCAAGAGGTTGTTTCACTGTTGGCCAAAATGCAAAAATCAATCCCAGTGGGTTTATGATGGCATATCTCTCTCTGGATACTCTTTCATTTGTTTCACTGCAGGACATGGATCTACTGAAATCCAGCTAGATAGTCAATCAAGACTAGATTCCTATTACGGAAAAGAACTCCTACTTTACACCGACAGACAGAGTGAttgatagatagataggtagaaCAGAGCAGTGAAACTGGTTTGCCCTTGACGGTCCCCACCGTCTGTCTTCGCCCTGGTTACCAGATCAACCAGACCCAACTCTGATTCaggggggttgggttaaatacgaaagacacatttcagttgaaggcattcagttgtacaaccgactaggtctccccctttcccaTCTGTGATAACCCCGAAACCAATTATCCCCTATCACATCCACCCTGCCTCTGTCCACCTCACAGCTGCAGGTCtgtattaaacacacacacacacacacacacacacacacacacacacacacacacacacacacacacacacacacacacacacacacacacacacacacacacacacacacagtagcctcTGCCAGTGGTCCAtttctacacacaaacacacactgtaacCTCTGTCCCACAACAACTGACATTAACCTAGGGTCCCCTACCATCTCCATTCCATgttctgtactctctctctcctctcacccctctccccctatctctctcctctctccgctatccccactctctctcccccctctctcctttctcccctctctcctctatctccactctctctccccccctctctctcctctatccccactctctctctctcctctctcccccctctctctcctacatcccctctctacctctctctcccactctctcgcctctcctctctcgcctctttctctccctctctccccactctcctctatccccactatctctcctctctccccactctcctctatccccactatctctcctctctccccactctcctctatccccactctctctctctctttcccaactctcctctctctctgtcccctctctcccctctctctctgtcctctctcccctctctcgcttgctctctctccacactcccccactctctcatctcatccctctcttctctcactcatATTTACCCTATCTCGCTCCCCccaatctctcctctcatccctctctcctctcattcatatctactctctctctcccccgtctcctctctctccccctatctcctccatctctcttctctcccctctctcctctatccccactctctctctcccccctctctcccctctctcctctatccccactctctctctctctctcctctctctcccccccactctcttctctctatcgcCCCCATGTCCACGGCACTCGGCAGGACCAATGGCACAGGGTTGCTGGTTCATGGTCAGCCTACACTGGCGTAACGATGGTCCACATCAATGTCCTCCTGGTTGCCAATCACAGGTATGAGTACCATAAAGAGACCCACAGCTGAGCATggccattacacacacacacacacacacacacacacacacacacacacacacacacacacacacacacacacacacacacacacacacacacacacacacacacacacacacacacacacacacacacacacacacacacacacacacacacacacacacacacacaaccattacaGAGAGCAGAAGCATTAGTACAGGCTGTAAAAGCTTCTCATGGTCTTCAAAGAGCCCTGAAGGTCAGCCAGCACAGAGCAGCTTGGCTGAGTGTGTGTCAGGGGAGGGGTGGGATGGGGGGGTGCGTTCCAGCTGTGGTCGCCATCCCTTActtactctctgtgtgtgtgtgtgtgtgtgtgtgtgtgtgtgtgtgtgtgtgtgtgtgtgtgtgtgtgtgtgtgtgtgtgtgtgtgtgtgtgtgtgtgtgtgtgtgtgtgtgtgtgtgtgtgtgtgtgtgtgtgtgtgtgtgtgtgtgtgtgtgtgtgtgtgtgtgtgtgtgtgtgtgtgtgtgtgtgtgtgtgcgtgtgcgcgtgcgcggtAACCCTAatagtaaccctaacccttttcaaCTCTCTACTGCATCGCACAGTTCAGGGTTGATCTGATTTATCGCTACAGAAACTGTGCAttgaacaaaaaataaataaataataataatgaaattcaaataattgaaccaacGTTGGTCAGTTCGTTGTTTAAAAACATGAAAATAACCTACATTTTGGTCAGTcgctcagtacacacacacacacacacacacacacacacacacacacacacacacacacacacacacacacacacacacacacacacacacacacacacacacacacacacacacacacacacacacacacacaaggctgaCCCTCAGTGCTCTGCTGTCACTACAGAAGATGACCTTGGAGGTGCAGATGGCACAGTCCTCTGCAGGTCAACCAGTACTGAGCTGTCTGGACTCAGTGGGCTAAGTACTGGCTGAATGGACCCAGGAACAATAGTATGGGGGGGGGGTGCATGAGTGTGTATGGAGCGGCCTTCATCATAATCATAGCTGTGCTCTTTGTCCCCCTGTGATACACAGAGGACAACCACCTTCTCTCTGTCACGCTCTCCATCGCTCCGTCTCCAGTCCCTTTATGTACAGGCAAAATGGAGCAGAGCTGAATAGATAGAGCGAAGGGAGAGATTGAATTGACTCTAATGTACATTGCAGAGTAGCAGCACCTATTGATGCATTGAGTCCGTTTTTCTCTAATGTTCAAGGCAAGTGGAGAGAAAGGGTTGTATTGACACGTAACAAGTACAGACAGCACAGAACTCCACAGCTACAATCAACATTCCCTGGGTTTTAAATTCGTTTAATATCGAGAATAACTTTTATGTTGTAACTCCCTACGGTTCTctctccgtcccaaatggcaccctattccctgtaaatgtagtgcactgttttgtccagagccctatggatcctggtcaaaagtagtgcactacatgcagactagggtgccgtttgggacggaGAGCCTGTCTCTCCCAGCTCAATGTTCTCCTCAGCTAGGGGCCATTAAGCTATCAAGGATGTGGCCTGTGTAGAAATGGACCACTGGCAGaggctacagtgtgtgtgtgtgtgtgtgtgtgtgtgtgtgtgtgtgtgtgtgtgtgtgtgtgtgtgtgtgtgtgtgtgtgtgtgtgtgtgtgtgtgtgtgtgtgtgtgtgtgtgtgtgtgtgtgtgtgtgtgtgtgtgtggaaatggACCACCGGCAGaggttacagtgtgtgtgtgtgtgtgtgtgtgtagaaatgGACCACTGGCAGaggctacagtgtgtgtgtgtgtgtgtgtagaaatgGACCACTGGCAGaggctacagtgtgtgtgtgtgtgtgtgtgtgtgtgtgtgtgtgtgtgtgtgtgtgtgtgtgtgtgtgtgtgtgtgtgtgtgtgtgtgtgtgtgtgtgtgtgtgtgtgtgtgtgtgtgtgtgtgtgtgtgtgtgtgtgtgtgtgtgtgtggaaatggACCACCGGCAgaggttactgtgtgtgtgtgtgtgtgtgtgtgtgtgtgtgtggaaatggACCACCGGCAgaggttactgtgtgtgtgtgtgtgtgtgtgtgtgtgtgtgtgtgtgtgtgtgtgtgtgtgtgtgtgtgtgtgtgtgtgtgtgtgtgtgtgtgtgtgtgtgtgtgtgtgtgtggagaaatGGACCACTGGCAgaggctactgtgtgtgtgtgtgtgtgtgtgtgtgtgtgtgtgtgtgtgtgtgtgtgtgtgtgtgtgtgtgtgtggaaatggACCACgaggttactgtgtgtgtgtgtgtgtgtgtgtgtgtgtgtagaaatgGACCACCGGCAGaggttacagtgtgtgtgtgtgtgtgtgtgtgtgtgtgtgtgtgtgtgtgtgtgtgtgtgtgtgtgtgtgtgtgtgtgtgtgtgtgtgtgtgtgtgtgtgtgtgtgtgtgtgtgtgtgtgtgtgtgtgtgtgtgtgtggaaatgg belongs to Salvelinus alpinus chromosome 28, SLU_Salpinus.1, whole genome shotgun sequence and includes:
- the LOC139556879 gene encoding uncharacterized protein — protein: MVTTNPPPFSPTNLPPPPRPTSLPPRPTPLLPDQPPYLPDQPPYLPDQTPPSPRPTSLPPRPTSSFSPTNLPTSPTNLPLLPDQPPYLPDQPPRPTTLPPRPTSPSPRPISLLPDQPPFSPTNLPTSPTNLPFSPTNLPSPRPTSLPPRPTSPSPRPTSLPPTNLPTSPTNLPTSPTNLPLLPDQLPTSPTNLPTSPTN